CGGCACTATTTGGATCGTGTCTCATGATGAGCAGCGACACTTTGACCCAGAAGATGTACGGGTAATGACAAGCTTAGCAGACTTTACCGCTGCTGCCTTACTGTTAAATCAACGACAGACTAAGGAATTGTTGGCGAAGAATGCCCAACTAGAGGCTGAGGTTGTCGAGCGCCAACGAGCAGAAACGCAATTGCTCCATATTGCTTTTCATGATGGATTGACAGGACTGCCGAACCGAAACTTATTCATGAAGCGGTTGGCACAGACACTCGAACGTGCCGAAGAGCATGAGGATTTATTTGCCGTCCTTTTTCTGGATTTAGATCGCTTCAAGGTTGTTAACGATAGTCTGGGACACACCATTGGAGATCGATTGCTAATTGCGATCGCAGGCCGACTCCAAACCTGTCTGCGGTCTGGAGATCTATTGGCGCGTCTCGGAGGAGATGAGTTTGCCATCCTCATAGAGGAGATGAAGTCTATCAACGATGCCATCCATCTTGCCGAGCGACTCCAACAGGAGTTAACACTACCTTTCCATATTCATGGATACGAAGTGTTTACCACTTTAAGCATTGGCATTGTCTTCAGTACTGTAGGATACGAGCAACCAGAGAATCTTTTGCGCGACGCTGATATTGCAATGTACCGTGCCAAAGCTTTAGGTAAAGCGCGTTACAAGATATTTGACACAGCCATGTACACTGAAAGTAGAAAGCTGTTGCAGTTAGAAACAGACCTGCGGCGTGCTGTTGAGCGTCAGGAATTTCGGATTCATTACCAACCAATTGTTTTGTTGTCAACCAACAAAATTATTGGGTTCGAGGCCCTCCTACGCTGGCAGCACCCAGAACGGGGTCTGGTTTTGCCAACGGAGTTTATTTCAGTGACGGAAGAAACTGGACTGCTCGTACCTATTGGTTATTGGGTACTTCGAGAGGCTTGCCGCCAGGTGTATTTATGGCAGCAGCAATTTCAGGACAACAGTTTGACAATCAGCGTCAATCTTTCTAGCAAACAATTTTCACAACCCAATCTCAACGAACATATATATCAAATTTTACAAGAAACTCACTTAGCTCCACGAAGTTTAAAGCTGGAGATTACTGAAAGTATGATGATGGAAAACACTGTTAGAGCAACAGCAATGCTTTGGCAACTGAAAGAATTAGGTATTGAATTACATATGGATGATTTTGGGACTGGCTATTCATCCCTAAGTTATCTGCACCGCTTTCCAGTGAGTGTTTTAAAAATCGATCGCTCCTTCATTCATAGTAGCGAGAAGTCAGAAATTGTGCGGGCGATCGTTACACTAGCTCATAATTTAGGCATGGATGTCATAGCAGAAGGTATAGAAACGTTGGAGCAAAAGGAAAAACTTAGAGCACTGGAATGCAAATACGGGCAGGGGTATTTCTTCTCCGAGCCACAAGAAGCATCAGCAGTCGAAGCCTTGATTGCTCAACGAGTACAGAAGGCGGCTTATCGCAAACTCATGCCTAGTCACAAGTTTGTCAACAAAAATTGACAAAGAAAACATTCCCTAAGATAGATGCGTTAATCTAAATTCAGATCTAGCATAGAATCAGTAAATAACCAACACTCATTGGAGATGAGTTTTTCGGTTCGATGCACCAAAACTGTGTAGTTCGCTACTGGTGAGGTGACAGTTGATTGCAGATGCCGATAGAAAATTTTCTATCTTTGTCTGAAAACAGCCCAAATTGCTGGGCTTATAACTGGTGAACCATAAATATTATGAAAATCGCACAAATCGCCCCCTTGTGGGAACAAGTTCCGCCTACCACCTATGGAGGCACTGAGCTAGTTGTGAGTCGTTTGACTGATGAATTAGTATGTAGAGGTCACGATGTCACGTTGTTTGCTTCAGGCGATTCCAAAACCCTAGCTCGTTTAGAAGCGGGTAGTCCCCATGCATTGCGCTTGGATACAAGCATAAAAGAACCCGTAATGTATGATATTCTACACGCTAGCCAAGCTTACGAACATGCAGCTGAATTCGATATTATCCACTCCCATATAGGAGTTTGGTCATTGCCTTGGGCTAGTACGGTGTCAACACCAACAGTACATACCCTGCATGGTATCTTTACTCGTGACAACAGCAAAGTATTTAGGCGTTACCATACGCAACCATACATCAGCATTAGTGACGCCCAGCGTCTGTTAAACATAAATTACGTTGGCACAGTTTACAACGGTATTAACGTCTCTGCGTTTCCATTTTTTGCCAAACCCCAAGAACCATCTTATCTGGCATTTTTAGGCCGCTTCTCGCCAGAAAAAGGACCGCAACACGCCATTAATATTGCTAAGCAAACAGGCTGGCACTTGAAAATGGCTGGGAAAGTGGATGCTGTAGACAAGAAGTTTTTTGAAGAAGAAATTGCTCCCCACATAGATGGTAAGCAAATCGAATTTTTGGGTGAGGTTAATCACACACAAAAAGCTGAACTTTTAGGAAATGCAGCGGTGACTCTATTCCCCATTACCTGGTGTGAACCTTTTGGGTTGGTGATGGCTGAATCTATGGCAACTGGTACACCAGTCATTGCAATGAATATGGGATCTGTATCTGAAGTCATTGTCAATGAAAAGACAGGTTTTGTCTGCCAAAGCTACGAAGAAATGGCGGCGATGATACCAAAAGCTTTGGAGATCGATCGCCAAAAGTGCCGAGAACACGTGGAGAACAAATTTAGTGTTACCCAAATGGTTGATGGCTATGAGGCAATTTATGAAAAAATCGTTGGGGAACGCAACTTTAGAAGTTGGTTCAATTCTGCTTTGAGAAATTCGTTGGAATCAATTACAGCATTTAGACGTTAACGATATTTTGTTTGATTAATCACAATGCTCCCTTGATATGGGAGCATTTGCTTTTTTTGTCTTAATGGTATAAGGCGCGTCAGGATTGTCGCACACCCGCTAGGATTAGCGCGATCGCTTCATTGGTGTGTTGATCGAGCATTGCTTTGCTCAAAAGCCCCTTACCCTGAGGAAACTGCTGAATGTTTCCCGCACCGATAAAATAGAACAAGCAAGTTCCCATAATGTTAATTGCAGACTGAAACGGATCGAGTGGACGAAATATCCCCTTAGCCACGCCTTGTTGCAGAATTGCGATCAAGGCAGTATCAATACTCACAGAGCTACTGCATTTATAATACTTTCCTTGGTTTTGCACTGCTTCGTGAAACATGATAGTCGGGAGTTTTGGGTTACGCGATACACAACTGAGCAATGCTCTCAAAAATCTTTCCAACGCGACTTCAGGAGACAAATGCTCCAACTGTAATTTCTGAATCGTTTGCCTCAGATCGGCATGCGATTGCTCTAAGACCGCTTGATACAAACCTTCTTTATCTTTAAAGTAGTAATAAATCATTGACTTTGCAAAACCTGTTTTGGCTGCGATCGCTTCTGTTCGTGCCGCAGTAAAACCATGTTGAGCAAACTCTTCTTCTGCTGCTGCCAAAATCACAGCTTGAGTCGCCTCAGCATCTCTCTCTTGCTTGGCATTCTTTACTTTTTCAGATTTTGTACGCGCCACAGTTGTTACAGGATTCAAAGAACTTATGAATCAGTATACCTCTTACCAACTGAACAGTCAGTTGACAAGAGAGCGTCAAACCTGTTTGATGAAAATTAACCAACTGACAAGTCTGTCGATAAAGGGGAAAATCATGATAATATGAAGGCAATGGGTTCAGCGATCGGCAACAGTTTCAAGTCTTTTCATGCTTACCGAGCTTAGTCACTCAGAGAACGAATAAAATTAAGCCTACGACAAACTCAACATACTAAATCTCGGTAAACCTAAGTCGAGTCAACCCGACAGAACTAGTTATTGTATTGAATCAACTGTGCTCGCGGTGTCGCGCCCGAATTTGAGGGCTTCCGCCGAAGCCCAACTCATGAATCATAACTTAAGCTAATATTTCAAATCACTTCTACTCATCTGATATGTATTGTAAAGTTAAGTAAACAGGTGTAAATTAAGTTCATAAGCAAAAAAGCTTATACACATTCGCAAAAAATCATTGCAATCATAAAACCATGACAGCAACCTTACAACGCCGCGAAAGCGCAAGCGTGTGGGAGCAGTTTTGTAATTGGATCACTTCTACCGAAAACCGCCTTTATGTAGGCTGGTTCGGCGTAATCATGATCCCCACACTGCTTTCCGCAGCGATCTGCTTCATCATTGCTTTCATCGCTGCTCCTCCAGTAGACATTGATGGTATCCGCGAACCTGTAGCAGGTTCCTTGCTCTACGGTAACAACATCATCTCTGGTGCAGTTGTTCCAAGTTCCAACGCAATTGGTCTTCACTTCTACCCCATCTGGGAAGCGGCTTCCTTAGATGAGTGGTTGTACAACGGTGGTCCATACCAGTTGGTGGTTTTCCACTTCCTGATTGGCGTTTTCTGCTACTTGGGTCGTGAGTGGGAATTGTCCTACCGCTTGGGAATGCGTCCTTGGATCTGTGTAGCATTCAGCGCACCTGTAGCAGCAGCAACCGCAGTCTTCTTGATCTACCCCATCGGACAAGGTTCTTTCTCCGACGGTATGCCCTTGGGAATTTCTGGAACTTTCAACTTCATGTTGGTGTTCCAAGCAGAGCACAACATCCTCATGCACCCCTTCCATCAGTTAGGTGTAGCAGGTGTATTCGGTGGTAGCTTATTCAGTGCAATGCACGGAAGCTTGGTAACCTCTTCCTTAGTTCGTGAAACAACTGAAACCGAATCTCAGAACTACGGTTATAAGTTCGGACAAGAAGAAGAGACCTACAACATCGTCGCTGCACACGGCTACTTCGGAAGGCTTATCTTCCAATACGCAAGCTTCAACAACAGCCGTTCCTTGCACTTCTTCTTGGCAGCATGGCCAGTAGTCGGCATCTGGTTTACTGCACTGGGCATCAGCACCATGGCGTTCAACCTCAACGGTTTCAACTTCAACCAATCTGTAATCGACTCACAAGGTCGTGCGATTGGCACCTGGGCAGACATCCTCAACCGCGCTAACCTCGGCATGGAAGTGATGCACGAGCGCAACGCTCACAACTTCCCCCTCGACTTAGCATCTGCTGAAGTTGCTCCTGTCGCAATCAGCGCTCCTGCTATCAACGGTTAATCATAGCAGTACGCGACTAAAAAGCATCAATAGCTAAATACAAGGCGCTCTCCTATTCGGAGGGCGCTTTGTGCGTTTGGAGTTAACGTTCTTATTAGGAATAGGTGCGGTCTTAAATGCACATCAGTTGAGATAATATTTGTATATAACAATCAAATTTTTCTTTTTCATTTCATCACCTATATGATTTTCATGCATTGGTTAGTCTTGATGACTCTCTCTACAGGATTAATTACATTAGTGTTTCAGTTGATTTTATCTCTTAAGCAACTGGTTCAAAGACAGTAACCTATAGGTAATGGTGGCATCAATGCCGCTCAAATCCAATCTACGTGTGGCTGCTTGTAGGGAATAGCCAGCAGCTGCTGTAACGGCATATACATAAGCATAGCTGAAATCTTCTTTTTGAGTGTTGAGGCTCATTATCTGCGATCGGGGGAATATTAAATAAGATATTCCAAATAAGGACGTATTTCGCCGTATATCGCGATTTGAGAGCGAAAGGATAAATATAATTTTTTACTTTCATTATAGAATTTAGAACAGAAACCGTGTGGTAATAAATAGTATGATAAAACTTTATCGATAATATAGTAGAATATAGTCATGTAGTACCAAGTCAAGGCTAAACATGACATGAAACTTGCGGATTACGCAAAGGCAATAGGTATATCTTATCAAACAGCATGGAGACACTTTAAAGCAGGTAAGATTCCATACCCCACAAAGCAACTAGACACAGGGACATACAGCAGTATAGCCGTTAAGCGGAGCTTATCGCCTCCCTTGGGCGCTCTGCACCATCGCTCCCAGACGGGCGATGAAAGCGCCATCGCGTGGAACGCACTGCTATGTGGAACAATCGCTCGGACCGCTTTCAGAAACGCTTTTCAAACATAAGCTGTTCCATATCTATTTTGCATATTGAACCGCAACAGACGCAGAGGGCGCAGAGTAAGAGAGAGAAGAGTTTGGTACTTTTTATCAAATTTAAAAAATATGCAAATTAAATGTGTTTTAGCTTACTACTGGTTCGCTTCTCGTATTTTGTGGGATTGACACGCAAGTGATTGAGGCAGCATAAATGAATTTTTGAAGGGTAGTAGCTTATGGAAGTCTGGGTGAATTTGGAATTTGGTGATGGTGATTTTCAGCAGGGATTTAGTCAAATCAAAATTCAAATAGATGCTTTTTCAACTCAGAGTTCTTCTATACAATTAGAAACCCAATTACCTCCAGCCCAGGAAATTCCAAATAGCTATGAACGCTGGAAAAAAATCTATGACTCGTTAGTTCAACCTAACAGCAGAGGTTTTAAAAAAAAGCAATTGACAAATGTCTCCGCAGATGCTGGGTTTGAATATGCTAAGTCTTTAAGGTCAAAATTAAATCAATGGCTACTACCAATTAAGTCACAGTTAGAACCAGTCATTCCTTCAAGCGATCGCGCTGATATTCGTTTAGTTGTCAACACCTGTGGCGTAACATCAGAACCTACAAAGGACATCTTACATCGCATACCTTGGCAGGAGTTCCATTTATTTGGGGAACATTCTTTATTGGAAGCAGCACTTTGTTTTAAGGATTCTCTGCTTTCCCAGGATGTCCGAGCAACAAAACCCAATTCGGAAACTTTCAGAAGAATTAAAATTATCAGTATCTTTGGAGATAGTAGCCATCTCGATACCTCCACCGATGAAGAATTAATTACCCAGTTAGAAAAACGCGGTGCGGAAACTCTTTTTTTGAAAGAACCAAAGCGGGAAACACTTCATAAACTTTGGGATGAACCTTGTGATATTTTGTTTTTTGCAGGACACAGTGAATCTCAAGATTATGGTCAGAAAGGTATAATTGCCATTAATCCCAATGAGACTTTAGATTTAGAAGAAATTCCGCGTACTTAACTTCAGCAATTCGTAAAGGTTTAAAATTAGCCATTTTTAATTCCTGTGATGGTTTGGGTTTAGCACAACGATTGGCTGATTTAAATTTACCCTATGTTATCGTTTGGCGGGAACCAGTACCGGATAAAATCGCGCACAAGTTTCTCAACTTTTTTCTTTCTTCTTATGCTGGTGGAGATTCTTTATTTACTGCTGTTTTGAAAGCCAGGGGGAAATTACTTGAACTGACAGGGAAGTCTTTGGGAGAAAAGCCCCTACCAGGAGTGAGTTGGTTACCCATTATTTGCAAAAATACATTAGAACTTCCTCCTAGTTGGTCAGATTTGGGCGGATTATCTGGTAAGTTACCTGAGTGTCCATATCAAGGTTTATCTGCGTTTGGGGAAGAGGAGGCAGATTTTTTCTTTGGTCGGGAGACGTTTGTTGATGCGTTAGTAGCCGCAGTTCAAAGTAAATCTTTGGTTCCTGTGGTTGGTGCTTCTGGAAGTGGGAAGTCTTCTGTGGTGTTTGCAGGGTTGGTTCCTCGTTTGCGAAAAGTTGGGAATTTCGAGATGATTTCTTTTCGTCCGGGGAATAATCCCCTTGGTAATTTAGCGATCGCATTAAATCATCATTGTCATTCCCCAGTGTCACTGCAAGAAGAAAATACAACTCCCATACAACGCAGATTAGACCAAATGATTTTAGAGGTGGACTTGCGGCATGATGAGAAAAAGTTAGCCCAGATTACAAATGATATTATCACCCACACACAGAGAAGGCAAGATGCCTACTCCACAAATGCATCAAATTCTTGTGAGATGGGCATCCCGCCCGTCCATTTAGTCTTAATCGCAGACCAATTTGAAGAACTTTACACCCTCACACCGCAAGAGGAACGTCAACCTTTTTTAGATGCATTAATCTACGCTATCAACTACGCTCCTCGATTTACTCTGGTTCTGACACTGCGGGCGGATTTTTATGGCTATGCCTTATCTTACCGTCCTTTTAGCGATGCTTTGCAAAAGGGAATTTATAATCTCGGTCCGATGAACCAGGAGGAGTTGCGTTGTGCGGTTGAAAAACCGGCGCAAAAAATGAAGGTGGAACTTGAGGAGGGGTTGACTGATACTTTAATGAGAGATTTGGGTGATGAACCGGGACGTTTACCTTTACTTGAGTTCACCCTAATGCAGCTTTGGTTCAAACCGAGAAAATGGTTTCTCACCCACGAAGCTTATCAAGAAATTGGTGGTTTGGAGAAGGCTTTGGCTAACTACGCCGATACAGTATTAGATAAGCTGAGTCAGGGTGATAAGAAACGGGCGGAAAAAATATTTATTCAGTTAGTGCGTCCTGGGGAAGGTACGGAGGATACCCGACGTGTGGCGACTCGCCCGGAAGTGGGGGAAGCAAATTGGGATTTAGTTCAACAATTAGCTGATGCGCGTTTGCTGGTGACGGGTTGTGATGAGACGAGCGAAAACAACGAAGAGACGGTAGAGATAATTGCCTCTGGTAGTACTGACGATACCATAAAACTCTGGAGTCGAGAAGGTAAGCTACTAAAAACCCTCGACACAAATCTCAGTGGTACTATTAGTATAAGTTTTAGCCCGGATAGTAAGCTTTTTGTTACTGCAAGTTTTGACAATGTTATCAGACTGTGGAGTCGCGATGGTCAGTTACTTAAAACTCTCTCGGAACATAAAGCAGAGGTCAACAGCGTTAGTTTTAGTCCTGATGGCAAAATGTTAGCTTCCGGTAGTAATGACAAAACCATAAAACTTTGGCATCGTGAAGGTCACCAACAGCCGAGCGCATGCCCCTGGTCGATTTTCCACCCACAACTGGCATACCCCTTCACCGAAGACCGATCGCACACCCCTGGTCGATTCTTTACCCACAACTGGCATACCCCTTAGTCAAAGTCTCGTTGTAGTACTAAACTTCTTACATTCTTTAACTTCACTTCACTACCACCACCTCTCTTCACAATTGGCAAAGGTATTGTTGGAGAAACCGGGTTTCTGAAGCTATGAAACCGGGTTTCTGAAGCCGATCTATGGAATTTCAGCTAAAAACTGCCAGCAATCATCCCAGAAAGTAAGATAAAACCAATCCAAACATTCTGTCGGAACATTTCACCATAGCCCGAGTTAGGCAAGTCTTTCTGTCCCAAGCGGATGCACTGCCAAATCCATCCAACAGACGCGATCGCAAGACTTATCCAAAAACTCAGGTGAAGTGGCACAATCAACCCCAGCCAACCCAGTAAAATGACAGTGCCGATAAAGAAAACTCCAATCGCCACAGAGGCGTACTCACCAAAAAATAAAGCGCTAGAATTTACACCAATTCTGCGGTCATCTTCGCGATCGCTCATAGCATAGACAGTATCAAATCCCAATGTCCACAGTACCGTTGCACCCCAAAGTATCCAAGTTGGGAGTGAAAGGTTGTGTGTGACTGCACTCCAGCTAATTAAAACAGCAAAACCCCAAGCAATGGAAAGTACCAGTTGTGGAACGGGAAAAACTCGTTTTGCTCCAGGATAAAGCAAAATAACAGGAACGGCTGCCACACACAACCAAAATGTGAGCGCGTTAAGATAGAAAGCGAGAACAGCGGCACATCCCATCGCGACTGTGGCGATCGCAATACCGACTTTTACGGAAAGCGCACGGTTCGCGAGAGGGCGATCGCGAGTTCTTTCAACCTGTGGATCTATATCTCTATCCCATAAATCATTGACAACACAACCCGCAGCGCTCGTAGCGAGAGTTCCCAGAACGATAACGCCAACGAGTGGTAAAGGCGGTTTTCCAGAAGCCGCTAAAAACACAGCCCAAAGGGCAGGAATCATTAAAATTAATCGTCCTTCTGGTTTATGCCACCGCAAAAGCCGGACGATCGCAAGCCATGTTGGTTCAGTGTTTCGTTCTGGCGTAGTTAGCATAGATAAATATAGATATAGACAGAGAGCTTTATTAAGCTTTACATCTATAGAATATCGTTATTTGATATTTGTAAAAACACAACTACAAAGTGGCAACTTTGTATGTGGCAAAGAAGTCACGTGAGGTTGTAGGTAACAGGGTCAATCTCTGCTTCTCAGGTAAAGCCCATAAAAAGCAAACTTGAGAACAAATTATATTCCACATTACAAATAATTATGCCGATCGGATCGGCAGTACCAACTTGTTCCATGCCAAACAGAGAGAAAACATAGATGGTAAATTTAGTTTCGGCAAACTGGGCGAGTCTACCCACTCAACCAGTCGATCAACATCGGATTATAGCGGCTATTGATTTGGGGACAAATTCACTCCACATGGTGATCGTGAGAATTGAACCCTCACTCCCAGCTTTTAGCATTATTGCTAGAGAAAAAGAAACTGTAAGGTTGGGCGATCGCGACCTCATAACAGGTGATTTGAAACCAGAAGTGATGGAACGGGCGATCGCGACTTTGGGACGTTTCCAAAAAATGGCAAACACCCTGAATGCTGAAACAGTCATTGCTGTTGCTACAAGTGCAGTCAGAGAAGCCCCTAACGGAAAAGATTTTCTCAAACAGGTAAAAGACGAATTGGGCTTATGCGTTGACCTCATATCGGGTCAGGAAGAAGCACGGCGAATTTACTTGGGCGTTCTATCAGGAATGGAACTCAACAACCAACCTCATATCATTATTGATATAGGTGGTGGTTCCACAGAATTGATTCTGGGCGATAGTCATGAAGAACGCACTCTCACCAGTACCAAAGTAGGTGCAGTGAGACTCACAGGTGAATTCATTAAAACCGATCCCATCAGCAATATTGAATTTCAGTACTTACAATCTTATGCACGCGGAATGTTGGAACGGGCTGTAGAAGAAGTACAAGCAAACATCAAGTTTGGCGA
This genomic interval from Scytonema hofmannii PCC 7110 contains the following:
- a CDS encoding TetR/AcrR family transcriptional regulator codes for the protein MARTKSEKVKNAKQERDAEATQAVILAAAEEEFAQHGFTAARTEAIAAKTGFAKSMIYYYFKDKEGLYQAVLEQSHADLRQTIQKLQLEHLSPEVALERFLRALLSCVSRNPKLPTIMFHEAVQNQGKYYKCSSSVSIDTALIAILQQGVAKGIFRPLDPFQSAINIMGTCLFYFIGAGNIQQFPQGKGLLSKAMLDQHTNEAIALILAGVRQS
- a CDS encoding glycosyltransferase family 4 protein; translation: MKIAQIAPLWEQVPPTTYGGTELVVSRLTDELVCRGHDVTLFASGDSKTLARLEAGSPHALRLDTSIKEPVMYDILHASQAYEHAAEFDIIHSHIGVWSLPWASTVSTPTVHTLHGIFTRDNSKVFRRYHTQPYISISDAQRLLNINYVGTVYNGINVSAFPFFAKPQEPSYLAFLGRFSPEKGPQHAINIAKQTGWHLKMAGKVDAVDKKFFEEEIAPHIDGKQIEFLGEVNHTQKAELLGNAAVTLFPITWCEPFGLVMAESMATGTPVIAMNMGSVSEVIVNEKTGFVCQSYEEMAAMIPKALEIDRQKCREHVENKFSVTQMVDGYEAIYEKIVGERNFRSWFNSALRNSLESITAFRR
- a CDS encoding DUF4365 domain-containing protein; translation: MSLNTQKEDFSYAYVYAVTAAAGYSLQAATRRLDLSGIDATITYRLLSLNQLLKR
- a CDS encoding 4-hydroxybenzoate solanesyltransferase, whose protein sequence is MLTTPERNTEPTWLAIVRLLRWHKPEGRLILMIPALWAVFLAASGKPPLPLVGVIVLGTLATSAAGCVVNDLWDRDIDPQVERTRDRPLANRALSVKVGIAIATVAMGCAAVLAFYLNALTFWLCVAAVPVILLYPGAKRVFPVPQLVLSIAWGFAVLISWSAVTHNLSLPTWILWGATVLWTLGFDTVYAMSDREDDRRIGVNSSALFFGEYASVAIGVFFIGTVILLGWLGLIVPLHLSFWISLAIASVGWIWQCIRLGQKDLPNSGYGEMFRQNVWIGFILLSGMIAGSF
- a CDS encoding WD40 repeat domain-containing protein, whose translation is MGLAQRLADLNLPYVIVWREPVPDKIAHKFLNFFLSSYAGGDSLFTAVLKARGKLLELTGKSLGEKPLPGVSWLPIICKNTLELPPSWSDLGGLSGKLPECPYQGLSAFGEEEADFFFGRETFVDALVAAVQSKSLVPVVGASGSGKSSVVFAGLVPRLRKVGNFEMISFRPGNNPLGNLAIALNHHCHSPVSLQEENTTPIQRRLDQMILEVDLRHDEKKLAQITNDIITHTQRRQDAYSTNASNSCEMGIPPVHLVLIADQFEELYTLTPQEERQPFLDALIYAINYAPRFTLVLTLRADFYGYALSYRPFSDALQKGIYNLGPMNQEELRCAVEKPAQKMKVELEEGLTDTLMRDLGDEPGRLPLLEFTLMQLWFKPRKWFLTHEAYQEIGGLEKALANYADTVLDKLSQGDKKRAEKIFIQLVRPGEGTEDTRRVATRPEVGEANWDLVQQLADARLLVTGCDETSENNEETVEIIASGSTDDTIKLWSREGKLLKTLDTNLSGTISISFSPDSKLFVTASFDNVIRLWSRDGQLLKTLSEHKAEVNSVSFSPDGKMLASGSNDKTIKLWHREGHQQPSACPWSIFHPQLAYPFTEDRSHTPGRFFTHNWHTP
- a CDS encoding EAL domain-containing protein, whose product is MERPQGQTVTLDHVVITEELSRRLPRSPNLQSENQAMHTLARQMVNQSETMLKSLVEIALSLCQAGTAGVSLLDVTPSGEEVFRWDVLAGTLEQYVGGTTPRNFSPCGTCLDRGKPQLYSHPERYFTYFQATKTPFVEGLVLPLIADNHALGTIWIVSHDEQRHFDPEDVRVMTSLADFTAAALLLNQRQTKELLAKNAQLEAEVVERQRAETQLLHIAFHDGLTGLPNRNLFMKRLAQTLERAEEHEDLFAVLFLDLDRFKVVNDSLGHTIGDRLLIAIAGRLQTCLRSGDLLARLGGDEFAILIEEMKSINDAIHLAERLQQELTLPFHIHGYEVFTTLSIGIVFSTVGYEQPENLLRDADIAMYRAKALGKARYKIFDTAMYTESRKLLQLETDLRRAVERQEFRIHYQPIVLLSTNKIIGFEALLRWQHPERGLVLPTEFISVTEETGLLVPIGYWVLREACRQVYLWQQQFQDNSLTISVNLSSKQFSQPNLNEHIYQILQETHLAPRSLKLEITESMMMENTVRATAMLWQLKELGIELHMDDFGTGYSSLSYLHRFPVSVLKIDRSFIHSSEKSEIVRAIVTLAHNLGMDVIAEGIETLEQKEKLRALECKYGQGYFFSEPQEASAVEALIAQRVQKAAYRKLMPSHKFVNKN
- the psbA gene encoding photosystem II q(b) protein; its protein translation is MTATLQRRESASVWEQFCNWITSTENRLYVGWFGVIMIPTLLSAAICFIIAFIAAPPVDIDGIREPVAGSLLYGNNIISGAVVPSSNAIGLHFYPIWEAASLDEWLYNGGPYQLVVFHFLIGVFCYLGREWELSYRLGMRPWICVAFSAPVAAATAVFLIYPIGQGSFSDGMPLGISGTFNFMLVFQAEHNILMHPFHQLGVAGVFGGSLFSAMHGSLVTSSLVRETTETESQNYGYKFGQEEETYNIVAAHGYFGRLIFQYASFNNSRSLHFFLAAWPVVGIWFTALGISTMAFNLNGFNFNQSVIDSQGRAIGTWADILNRANLGMEVMHERNAHNFPLDLASAEVAPVAISAPAING